Proteins encoded within one genomic window of Corynebacterium aurimucosum:
- a CDS encoding demethylmenaquinone methyltransferase, producing the protein MSKADLEKKPFDVARMFDAVGKKYDITNTVLSFGQDARWRRLTRERLNLQPGEKVLDLAAGTAVSTEELSKSGAWCVACDFSLGMLAAGAERDVPKVAGDGMRLPFADNTFDAVTISYGLRNIHDFELGLREMARVTKPGGRLAVAEFSKPVIPVFGTVYKEYLTRLLPPIAKVVSSNPEAYIYLAESIRVWPEQHELAAAINRNGWKQAGWRNLTFGIVALHSAVKPA; encoded by the coding sequence GTGTCTAAGGCAGATCTGGAGAAGAAGCCCTTCGATGTCGCGCGCATGTTTGACGCGGTGGGCAAGAAATACGACATCACCAACACGGTGCTGTCCTTTGGTCAGGACGCACGCTGGCGCCGGCTGACCCGCGAGCGGCTCAACCTGCAGCCAGGGGAGAAGGTCCTTGACTTGGCTGCCGGAACGGCCGTTTCGACGGAAGAGCTGTCCAAGTCCGGCGCGTGGTGCGTGGCCTGTGACTTTTCCCTCGGCATGCTCGCGGCTGGCGCGGAACGCGATGTTCCCAAGGTGGCCGGCGATGGAATGCGCCTGCCCTTTGCGGATAACACTTTTGACGCGGTGACCATTTCCTATGGCTTGCGCAATATCCACGACTTCGAGCTGGGCCTGCGGGAGATGGCGCGCGTGACCAAGCCCGGCGGGCGCCTAGCAGTGGCGGAGTTCTCCAAGCCGGTCATCCCGGTCTTCGGCACCGTCTACAAGGAATACCTGACCCGCTTGCTGCCGCCGATTGCCAAGGTGGTCTCCTCCAACCCGGAGGCCTATATCTACCTCGCGGAGTCCATCCGTGTGTGGCCGGAGCAGCATGAGCTGGCCGCCGCTATTAATCGCAATGGCTGGAAGCAAGCTGGGTGGCGCAACCTGACCTTCGGCATCGTGGCGTTGCACTCCGCAGTTAAGCCCGCCTAG
- a CDS encoding geranylgeranyl reductase family protein, translated as MIVPMSEQIDSTLVDVAIVGAGPAGAAAAIHAARAGHETLLVDASPFPRDKTCGDGLTPRAMHQLELLGIEVNASYRNRGLKLHGFGGTVTAPWPKTYPSHKGTALPRYEFDALLVEAAQAAGAQLITGAATQPELDGNRLVEFSVGKRRVRAQWVIVADGVRSTFGKQLGRTWHREEVYGIAARAYADSLRDGEEWMHSHVELKDPEGVVQPGYGWIFPLGQGVNIGLGALSTAARPARLNTKKALDFYAEQQRSEWGLGELRNVTSAMLPMGGAVSGVAGANWMLIGDAAACVNPLNGEGIDYGLETATLAVEMLGTKDLTLAWPDRLRAEYGEAFLLARTAARLLTYPQFLPLAGPVAMRGPVGRMLMPAAARLMGNLITDEDKDLLARAWRLAGGAVSTLRRDTPLWA; from the coding sequence ATGATAGTCCCCATGTCGGAGCAGATCGATTCCACCCTTGTTGACGTCGCCATCGTAGGCGCCGGGCCCGCCGGCGCTGCCGCCGCTATCCACGCCGCACGCGCCGGCCATGAGACGCTGCTTGTCGACGCCTCCCCTTTCCCCCGCGACAAGACCTGCGGCGATGGACTGACCCCGCGCGCCATGCACCAGTTGGAGCTCCTCGGCATCGAGGTCAACGCGTCCTACCGCAACCGCGGCCTCAAACTGCATGGCTTCGGCGGCACCGTCACCGCCCCGTGGCCTAAGACCTACCCCTCGCACAAAGGCACGGCCCTGCCGCGCTATGAATTCGACGCGCTGCTGGTTGAGGCTGCGCAGGCAGCCGGCGCGCAACTGATAACCGGCGCGGCGACACAGCCGGAGCTGGACGGCAACCGGCTGGTGGAGTTCTCCGTCGGCAAGCGCCGCGTGCGCGCCCAGTGGGTCATCGTGGCCGACGGGGTGCGCTCGACGTTTGGCAAGCAGTTGGGCCGCACCTGGCACCGCGAGGAGGTCTATGGCATTGCTGCACGCGCTTATGCCGATTCACTGCGGGACGGCGAGGAATGGATGCACTCCCACGTTGAGCTCAAGGACCCCGAGGGCGTGGTGCAGCCGGGCTATGGCTGGATCTTTCCGCTGGGCCAGGGGGTCAATATCGGCTTGGGCGCGCTCTCTACGGCCGCCCGCCCGGCCCGCCTCAACACGAAGAAGGCGCTGGATTTCTACGCTGAGCAGCAGCGTTCGGAATGGGGCCTGGGCGAGCTGCGCAACGTCACCTCGGCGATGCTGCCCATGGGTGGTGCGGTGTCTGGAGTTGCCGGCGCGAACTGGATGCTCATCGGTGACGCTGCGGCATGTGTTAACCCCCTCAACGGCGAGGGCATCGACTATGGCTTGGAAACGGCAACACTCGCCGTGGAGATGCTCGGCACCAAGGACCTCACCTTGGCGTGGCCAGACCGGCTACGCGCCGAGTATGGCGAGGCCTTCCTACTTGCCCGCACCGCCGCGCGCCTGCTGACCTACCCACAATTCCTGCCGCTGGCCGGGCCCGTGGCCATGCGCGGGCCGGTGGGCCGCATGCTCATGCCGGCCGCAGCGCGTCTCATGGGCAACCTCATCACCGACGAGGACAAGGACCTCCTCGCCCGCGCCTGGCGGCTGGCCGGCGGGGCAGTTTCTACGCTGCGGCGCGATACACCTCTCTGGGCCTAA
- a CDS encoding polyprenyl synthetase family protein: protein MSHGQTHAKHVDLGDAQLTERINAGMAAVEDLLNTELDRGQDFIKDKVRHLSLAGGKRFRPMMALLASEFGERSQSPEVVKAATVVEMVHVATLYHDDVMDEAERRRGVDSANFRWTNSVAILAGDALLAHASRLMSQLDTHTVEHFAETFEELVTGQMRETIGAGEANAVEHYTAVIREKTAVLIASAGYLGAYHAGAGPEQCEALRQIGAAVGMIFQIVDDVIDIFSDSEESGKTPGTDLREGVFTLPVLYALEEEGEVGDELRALLTGPLEDDASVQRAIELLWQSGGRDKALADVNAYLRVVEDQLSLLPECTASEALRQLADYTVQRVG, encoded by the coding sequence ATGTCACACGGCCAAACTCACGCCAAGCACGTGGACTTGGGGGATGCGCAGCTCACCGAGCGTATCAACGCCGGGATGGCTGCTGTAGAGGACCTGCTGAATACGGAGCTCGACCGCGGGCAGGACTTCATCAAGGACAAAGTGCGCCACCTGTCCCTGGCTGGTGGCAAGCGTTTCCGCCCGATGATGGCGTTGTTGGCCTCCGAGTTCGGTGAACGTTCACAATCCCCCGAGGTGGTGAAGGCGGCAACCGTGGTGGAAATGGTCCACGTGGCTACGCTCTACCACGACGATGTCATGGATGAGGCGGAGCGCCGACGCGGCGTGGATTCCGCGAACTTCCGGTGGACCAACTCGGTGGCGATTCTGGCGGGCGATGCACTGCTCGCGCACGCCTCGCGGCTGATGAGCCAGCTGGATACCCACACGGTGGAGCATTTCGCGGAGACTTTCGAGGAGCTCGTCACCGGCCAGATGCGGGAAACCATCGGTGCTGGCGAAGCCAACGCCGTAGAGCACTACACGGCGGTGATCCGGGAAAAGACCGCGGTGCTGATTGCCTCCGCCGGCTACCTGGGTGCCTACCACGCGGGTGCGGGTCCAGAACAGTGCGAGGCGCTGCGCCAAATCGGTGCGGCCGTAGGCATGATTTTCCAGATCGTCGACGATGTCATCGACATCTTCTCCGACTCCGAGGAATCCGGGAAGACCCCGGGCACGGACCTGCGCGAGGGCGTGTTCACCCTGCCGGTGCTCTATGCCCTGGAGGAGGAAGGCGAGGTCGGCGATGAGCTGCGCGCCCTGCTGACAGGCCCGCTGGAGGATGACGCTTCCGTGCAACGCGCCATCGAGCTGCTGTGGCAGTCGGGCGGCCGTGACAAGGCGTTGGCCGACGTCAACGCGTACCTGCGCGTGGTCGAGGACCAGCTTTCCCTGCTGCCGGAATGCACGGCTAGTGAAGCACTGCGCCAGTTGGCGGACTATACCGTTCAGCGCGTGGGTTAA